From the genome of Neomonachus schauinslandi chromosome 5, ASM220157v2, whole genome shotgun sequence, one region includes:
- the ZSCAN10 gene encoding zinc finger and SCAN domain-containing protein 10: MLEEPVPAAREPEQLGAVKLEEEEAAGQEDVRHAQARPRPEVAHQLFRCFQYQEDMGPRASLSRLRELCNHWLRPALHTKKQILELLVLEQFLSVLPPHLLARLQGQQLRDGEEVVLLLEGVQRESSAVGPLDFSFNTGKNCPRADITLEEQGGSSQVSSHSPKKEVPSEGPPALEAPREPLPSQPGPSKPAELETWRHPPRAKQPLSPGPKRTFQALQETVPQGPVLWLEENSRDQELAAVLESLTFEDVPAKKAWPAHPLGFENKTADEEFKEEPKGVAWPAAVSTESGADGPGVAEEPHLQVLGPGPEVSGSGEGGSAHGRSDILEVKVAGETPRSEPGMEFICTDCGLSFRELALLEAHQLRSHPGARAFPCQCCGKSFGRSSILKLHMRTHTDERPHACHLCGHRFRQSSHLNKHLQTHSSEPAFLCAECGQGFQRRANLMQHLLAHAQDQKSPCVPETKSEARELAVVLCSHCGQTFQRRSSLKRHLRIHAKDKGHQCSECSGSLRPGPERRPYVCGDCGKAFRRSEHLGAHRRVHTGERPFSCQVCGRSFSQSSQLVCHQRVHTGEKPYSCPHCGKRFVRRAGLARHLLTHGGPRPHHCTQCGKTFSQTQDLARHRRSHTGEKPCRCSECGEGFSQSAHLARHQRIHTGEKPHACDTCGYRFRNSSNLARHRRSHTGERPYGCPTCGRSFRRNAHLQRHLATHAGAGTEAAARQAEPPQECRECGKSFSRSCNLLRHMLVHTGARPYSCAQCGRSFSRNSHLLRHLRTHARETLY; encoded by the exons ATGCTTGAAGAGCCCGTCCCAGCTGCCCGAGAGCCAGAGCAGCTTGGAGCAGTCAaactggaggaagaggaggctgcTGGTCAGGAGGACGTCAGGCATGCACAGGCCAGGCCCCGGCCCGAGGTGGCTCACCAGCTCTTCAGATGCTTCCAATATCAGGAGGACATGGGGCCGAGGGCGTCCCTGAGCCGGCTCCGGGAGCTCTGCAACCACTGGCTGAGGCCGGCTCTGCACACCAAGAAGCAGATCCTGGAGCTGCTGGTGCTGGAGCAGTTCCTGAGCGTgctgcccccccacctcctggctcGGCTGCAGGGCCAGCAGCTCAGGGACGGGGAGGAGGTGGTGCTGCTGCTGGAGGGCGTCCAAAGGGAGTCCAGCGCCGTGGGGCCCCTG GATTTTAGTTTTAACACTGGTAAGAACTGTCCCCGGGCAGACATCACTTTGGAGGAACAGGGGGGCTCTTCCCAGGTCTCCAGTCACAGCCCCAAAAAGGAAGTGCCCTCAGAAGGACCTCCAGCCCTGGAGGCACCGAGGGAACCCCTGCCATCCCAGCCAGGGCCTTCCAAGCCCGCTGAGCTGGAGACCTGGAGACATCCCCCACGTGCAAAGCAGCCACTGAGTCCAGGTCCCAAGAGGACATTCCAGGCCCTGCAAGAGACTG TCCCCCAGGGCCCTGTCCTATGGCTGGAGGAAAACTCCCGAGATCAGGAGCTGGCAGCTGTGCTG GAGTCCCTGACCTTTGAAGATGTCCCAGCAAAGAAGGCTTGGCCGGCGCACCCTCTGG GATTTGAAAACAAAACCGCAGATGAGGAGTTTAAAGAGGAGCCCAAAGGGGTGGCCTGGCCTGCTGCCGTCTCCACAGAGTCTGGGGCAGATGGTCCTGGGGTGGCAGAAGAGCCCCACCTTCAGGTGCTGGGGCCGGGCCCAGAAGTGAGTGGCTCCGGTGAAGGAGGGTCCGCTCACGGCAGGAGTGACATTCTGGAGGTCAAAGTGGCTGGGGAGACACCCAGGTCGGAGCCAGGGATGGAATTCATCTGCACAGACTGCGGGCTGAGCTTCCGGGAGCTGGCCCTCCTGGAGGCCCACCAGCTGCGGTCTCACCCCGGCGCTCGGGCCTTTCCCTGCCAGTGCTGCGGGAAGAGCTTCGGCCGGAGTTCCATCCTCAAGCTGCACATGCGCACGCACACGGACGAGCGGCCACACGCCTGCCACCTCTGCGGCCACCGCTTCCGCCAGAGCTCACATCTGAACAAACACCTTCAGACTCACTCCTCTGAGCCCGCCTTTCTGTGTGCCGAGTGCGGTCAGGGCTTCCAGCGCCGGGCCAACCTCATGCAGCACCTGCTGGCCCACGCCCAGGACCAGAAGTCCCCATGCGTCCCCGAGACCAAGAGCGAAGCGCGCGAGCTGGCCGTGGTCCTGTGCTCTCACTGTGGCCAAACCTTCCAGCGCCGCTCCAGCCTCAAGCGCCACCTGCGGATCCACGCCAAGGACAAGGGCCACCAGTGCTCTGAGTGCTCGGGCAGCCTGCGCCCGGGCCCCGAGCGCAGGCCTTACGTGTGCGGGGACTGTGGCAAGGCGTTCCGGCGCAGCGAGCACCTGGGGGCCCACCGGCGCGTGCACACGGGCGAGCGGCCCTTCTCCTGCCAGGTCTGCGGCCGCAGCTTCAGCCAGAGCTCCCAGCTGGTCTGCCACCAGCGGGtgcacacgggcgagaagccctacAGCTGCCCGCACTGCGGCAAGCGCTTCGTGCGCCGGGCCGGTCTGGCCCGCCACCTCCTGACCCACGGCGGCCCGAGGCCCCACCATTGCACCCAGTGCGGCAAGACCTTCAGCCAGACACAGGACCTTGCCCGCCACCGGCGCAgccacacgggcgagaagccctGCCGCTGCAGCGAGTGCGGCGAAGGCTTCAGCCAGAGCGCCCACCTGGCGCGCCACCAGCGCATCCACACCGGGGAGAAGCCCCACGCCTGCGACACGTGCGGCTACCGATTCCGCAACAGCTCCAACCTGGCCCGCCACCGCCGCAGCCACACCGGCGAGCGGCCCTACGGCTGCCCGACGTGCGGCCGCAGCTTCCGGCGCAACGCGCACCTCCAGCGGCACCTGGCCACCCACGCGGGGGCCGGGACCGAGGCGGCGGCCCGGCAGGCCGAGCCCCCCCAGGAGTGCCGGGAGTGCGGCAAGAGCTTCAGCCGCAGCTGCAACCTGCTGCGCCACATGCTGGTGCACACCGGCGCCAGGCCCTACTCGTGCGCCCAGTGTGGCCGCAGCTTCAGCCGCAACTCGCACCTGCTGCGGCACCTGAGAACGCACGCCCGCGAGACCCTGTACTAA